Proteins encoded in a region of the Anopheles aquasalis chromosome 2, idAnoAquaMG_Q_19, whole genome shotgun sequence genome:
- the LOC126569531 gene encoding uncharacterized protein LOC126569531 isoform X3 — protein sequence MKLLSRPPVPLCHLLLLAINVLTVCWGTEAATIVAPSASDGPKSEPSGAKNETSPQETPEGQQLQQQQQQTSKHHRHRRENGGFAGIGDVDGIVGAGGAGGGDGENFIALAPDEADIYNFPNMMSMTMANERPSSVGGGGGGGVGMRDRNVNEANPFNEFHPSRRDPPSSVKEVDEQLPRPRMAGEKELPELTLDDGDDGDDGDDDDDDDGRGGDAADVGEEDRIPEGPGRRDRTGPRRRTSSFRDQTDNEDQDGGNGGEVQEEDEQEDDNAIERSRFLRPRPTGHDEDDGTTVASSRTESDAALLSKGLDLLNSLDGAYLLANARIGADRNKVASAAVVDDEDADISTHKPIAPDTEQGGGNTGDGGNDNGGDENAIFEQMEKKAKSYRLKLYKKHKNFKHTHHHRGGLYHQPYHTFHHDYYRRKMLERERERWKKMQDAKPDYQGQISYYENSNKLATNEDILAHLNGGHGGGGGGGSGSSSSQEKWPNFDRVMSSLKTEPKPDNVPPYIKKYNRRNKQLIDLLEGTIAPLSDYSVHKHRERKYHRRKNPHWMEEDLFEEQRPSQSKGQGMQRNYIQETIQSSTIHSNALPGEGIHIIYDKKHGGGGGGSGGGDHDDLDDDGTHLMYGRPTISSGHGGGHDGGGGHPNYKLSSRAGQFVYHRVASPQPLGGGGGGGGYGRLKRQRLPFVAITDRRLSAPPKRRPVSSSSANNSGGPNNPLLNHQPLP from the exons GAGACTCCGGAAggacagcagctgcagcagcaacagcagcagacatcgaagcatcatcgccatcggcgaGAGAATGGCGGTTTCGCTGGCATCGGTGACGTGGATGGGATCGTCGGTGCGGGAGGAGCAGGTGGAGGGGATGGTGAAAACTTCATCGCCCTCGCACCGGATGAGGCAGATATTTATAACTTTCCAAACATGATGAGCATGACGATGGCCAACGAACGACCCTCCtccgtgggtggtggtggtggtggtggtgttggtatgCGCGATCGCAATGTAAATGAAGCGAATCCGTTTAATGAATTTCATCCGTCGCGACgcgatccaccatcatcagtgaAGGAGGTGGACGAGCAGCTACCCCGGCCAAGGATGGCCGGAGAGAAGGAGCTCCCAGAACTGACGctcgatgacggtgatgacggtgatgacggtgatgatgatgatgatgatgacggtcgtggtggtgatgctgctgacgttGGTGAGGAAGACCGCATTCCGGAAGGACCAGGAAGGCgtgaccgaaccggaccgaggCGGCGAACCTCCAGCTTCCGTGACCAGACCGACAACGAAGACCAggatggtggcaatggtggtgagGTGCAAGAAGAGGACGAACAAGAGGATGATAATGCGATCGAGAGGAGTCGATTCCTGCGGCCGCGACCTACTGGccacgatgaggacgatggtACGACGGTGGCCAGCTCGCGAACCGAATCCGATGCGGCACTCCTGAGCAAGGGCCTCGATCTGCTGAACTCGCTGGACGGTGCCTACCTTCTGGCGAACGCTCGGATCGGTGCGGATCGTAATAAGGTGGCCTCGGCAGCGGTAGTGGATGATG AAGATGCTGACATTTCGACGCACAAACCGATTGCACCGGACACGGAACAAGGTGGTGGAAAcactggcgatggtggcaacGACAACGGTGGCGACGAAAATGCAATCTTCGAGCAGATGGAGAAGAAGGCCAAGTCGTACCGGTTGAAGCTGTACAAGAAGCACAAGAACTTTAAGCACACGCATCACCACCGGGGTGGCCTGTACCATCAGCCGTACCACACCTTCCACCACGATTACTACCGGCGCAAGATGCTGGAACGGGAGCGGGAGCGTTGGAAGAAGATGCAGGACGCTAAGCCGGACTATCAGGGTCAGATCAGTTACTacgaaaattcaaacaaactgGCGACGAACGAGGACATCTTGGCACATCTGAATGGTGGGCACggtggagggggaggtggtggaagtggcagcagtagcagccaggAGAAGTGGCCCAACTTTGACCGGGTAATGAGCTCGCTGAagacggaaccgaaaccggacaATGTGCCACCGTACATCAAGAAGTACAATCGCCGGAACAAGCAGCTGATCGATCTGCTCGAGGGAACGATCGCCCCGCTGTCCGACTACAGTGTGCACAAGCACCGGGAGCGAAAGTATCATCGTAGGAAAAATCCACACTGGATGGAGGAGGATCTGTTCGAGGAGCAGCGACCGAGCCAGTCGAAGGGGCAGGGTATGCAGCGGAACTACATCCAGGAGACGATCCAATCGTCAACCATCCACTCGAACGCACTGCCCGGCGAGGGTATTCACATCATCTACGACAAGAagcacggcggcggcggcggcggcagtggtggaggTGATCATGACGATCTCGATGACGACGGAACGCACCTGATGTACGGACGGCCAACGATTTCCAGtggtcacggtggtggtcacgatggcggtggtgggcaTCCCAATTACAAGTTGTCGTCACGCGCCGGACAGTTCGTGTATCATCGTGTCGCTTCACCACAACCActtggtggaggaggtggtggtggagggtaTGGGCGGTTGAAGCGCCAGCGGCTCCCATTCGTCGCCATCACCGATCGGCGTCTCAGTGCGCCGCCCAAACGTCGTCCTGTGTCCTCGTCCTCTGCCAACAACTCTGGTGGCCCGAACAATCCGCTCCTGAATCACCAGCCATTGCCTTAA
- the LOC126569531 gene encoding uncharacterized protein LOC126569531 isoform X2, whose product MKLLSRPPVPLCHLLLLAINVLTVCWGTEAATIVAPSASDGPKSEPSGAKNETSPQEQETPEGQQLQQQQQQTSKHHRHRRENGGFAGIGDVDGIVGAGGAGGGDGENFIALAPDEADIYNFPNMMSMTMANERPSSVGGGGGGGVGMRDRNVNEANPFNEFHPSRRDPPSSVKEVDEQLPRPRMAGEKELPELTLDDGDDGDDGDDDDDDDGRGGDAADVGEEDRIPEGPGRRDRTGPRRRTSSFRDQTDNEDQDGGNGGEVQEEDEQEDDNAIERSRFLRPRPTGHDEDDGTTVASSRTESDAALLSKGLDLLNSLDGAYLLANARIGADRNKVASAAVVDDDADISTHKPIAPDTEQGGGNTGDGGNDNGGDENAIFEQMEKKAKSYRLKLYKKHKNFKHTHHHRGGLYHQPYHTFHHDYYRRKMLERERERWKKMQDAKPDYQGQISYYENSNKLATNEDILAHLNGGHGGGGGGGSGSSSSQEKWPNFDRVMSSLKTEPKPDNVPPYIKKYNRRNKQLIDLLEGTIAPLSDYSVHKHRERKYHRRKNPHWMEEDLFEEQRPSQSKGQGMQRNYIQETIQSSTIHSNALPGEGIHIIYDKKHGGGGGGSGGGDHDDLDDDGTHLMYGRPTISSGHGGGHDGGGGHPNYKLSSRAGQFVYHRVASPQPLGGGGGGGGYGRLKRQRLPFVAITDRRLSAPPKRRPVSSSSANNSGGPNNPLLNHQPLP is encoded by the exons GAACAGGAGACTCCGGAAggacagcagctgcagcagcaacagcagcagacatcgaagcatcatcgccatcggcgaGAGAATGGCGGTTTCGCTGGCATCGGTGACGTGGATGGGATCGTCGGTGCGGGAGGAGCAGGTGGAGGGGATGGTGAAAACTTCATCGCCCTCGCACCGGATGAGGCAGATATTTATAACTTTCCAAACATGATGAGCATGACGATGGCCAACGAACGACCCTCCtccgtgggtggtggtggtggtggtggtgttggtatgCGCGATCGCAATGTAAATGAAGCGAATCCGTTTAATGAATTTCATCCGTCGCGACgcgatccaccatcatcagtgaAGGAGGTGGACGAGCAGCTACCCCGGCCAAGGATGGCCGGAGAGAAGGAGCTCCCAGAACTGACGctcgatgacggtgatgacggtgatgacggtgatgatgatgatgatgatgacggtcgtggtggtgatgctgctgacgttGGTGAGGAAGACCGCATTCCGGAAGGACCAGGAAGGCgtgaccgaaccggaccgaggCGGCGAACCTCCAGCTTCCGTGACCAGACCGACAACGAAGACCAggatggtggcaatggtggtgagGTGCAAGAAGAGGACGAACAAGAGGATGATAATGCGATCGAGAGGAGTCGATTCCTGCGGCCGCGACCTACTGGccacgatgaggacgatggtACGACGGTGGCCAGCTCGCGAACCGAATCCGATGCGGCACTCCTGAGCAAGGGCCTCGATCTGCTGAACTCGCTGGACGGTGCCTACCTTCTGGCGAACGCTCGGATCGGTGCGGATCGTAATAAGGTGGCCTCGGCAGCGGTAGTGGATGATG ATGCTGACATTTCGACGCACAAACCGATTGCACCGGACACGGAACAAGGTGGTGGAAAcactggcgatggtggcaacGACAACGGTGGCGACGAAAATGCAATCTTCGAGCAGATGGAGAAGAAGGCCAAGTCGTACCGGTTGAAGCTGTACAAGAAGCACAAGAACTTTAAGCACACGCATCACCACCGGGGTGGCCTGTACCATCAGCCGTACCACACCTTCCACCACGATTACTACCGGCGCAAGATGCTGGAACGGGAGCGGGAGCGTTGGAAGAAGATGCAGGACGCTAAGCCGGACTATCAGGGTCAGATCAGTTACTacgaaaattcaaacaaactgGCGACGAACGAGGACATCTTGGCACATCTGAATGGTGGGCACggtggagggggaggtggtggaagtggcagcagtagcagccaggAGAAGTGGCCCAACTTTGACCGGGTAATGAGCTCGCTGAagacggaaccgaaaccggacaATGTGCCACCGTACATCAAGAAGTACAATCGCCGGAACAAGCAGCTGATCGATCTGCTCGAGGGAACGATCGCCCCGCTGTCCGACTACAGTGTGCACAAGCACCGGGAGCGAAAGTATCATCGTAGGAAAAATCCACACTGGATGGAGGAGGATCTGTTCGAGGAGCAGCGACCGAGCCAGTCGAAGGGGCAGGGTATGCAGCGGAACTACATCCAGGAGACGATCCAATCGTCAACCATCCACTCGAACGCACTGCCCGGCGAGGGTATTCACATCATCTACGACAAGAagcacggcggcggcggcggcggcagtggtggaggTGATCATGACGATCTCGATGACGACGGAACGCACCTGATGTACGGACGGCCAACGATTTCCAGtggtcacggtggtggtcacgatggcggtggtgggcaTCCCAATTACAAGTTGTCGTCACGCGCCGGACAGTTCGTGTATCATCGTGTCGCTTCACCACAACCActtggtggaggaggtggtggtggagggtaTGGGCGGTTGAAGCGCCAGCGGCTCCCATTCGTCGCCATCACCGATCGGCGTCTCAGTGCGCCGCCCAAACGTCGTCCTGTGTCCTCGTCCTCTGCCAACAACTCTGGTGGCCCGAACAATCCGCTCCTGAATCACCAGCCATTGCCTTAA
- the LOC126569531 gene encoding uncharacterized protein LOC126569531 isoform X1, with protein sequence MKLLSRPPVPLCHLLLLAINVLTVCWGTEAATIVAPSASDGPKSEPSGAKNETSPQEQETPEGQQLQQQQQQTSKHHRHRRENGGFAGIGDVDGIVGAGGAGGGDGENFIALAPDEADIYNFPNMMSMTMANERPSSVGGGGGGGVGMRDRNVNEANPFNEFHPSRRDPPSSVKEVDEQLPRPRMAGEKELPELTLDDGDDGDDGDDDDDDDGRGGDAADVGEEDRIPEGPGRRDRTGPRRRTSSFRDQTDNEDQDGGNGGEVQEEDEQEDDNAIERSRFLRPRPTGHDEDDGTTVASSRTESDAALLSKGLDLLNSLDGAYLLANARIGADRNKVASAAVVDDEDADISTHKPIAPDTEQGGGNTGDGGNDNGGDENAIFEQMEKKAKSYRLKLYKKHKNFKHTHHHRGGLYHQPYHTFHHDYYRRKMLERERERWKKMQDAKPDYQGQISYYENSNKLATNEDILAHLNGGHGGGGGGGSGSSSSQEKWPNFDRVMSSLKTEPKPDNVPPYIKKYNRRNKQLIDLLEGTIAPLSDYSVHKHRERKYHRRKNPHWMEEDLFEEQRPSQSKGQGMQRNYIQETIQSSTIHSNALPGEGIHIIYDKKHGGGGGGSGGGDHDDLDDDGTHLMYGRPTISSGHGGGHDGGGGHPNYKLSSRAGQFVYHRVASPQPLGGGGGGGGYGRLKRQRLPFVAITDRRLSAPPKRRPVSSSSANNSGGPNNPLLNHQPLP encoded by the exons GAACAGGAGACTCCGGAAggacagcagctgcagcagcaacagcagcagacatcgaagcatcatcgccatcggcgaGAGAATGGCGGTTTCGCTGGCATCGGTGACGTGGATGGGATCGTCGGTGCGGGAGGAGCAGGTGGAGGGGATGGTGAAAACTTCATCGCCCTCGCACCGGATGAGGCAGATATTTATAACTTTCCAAACATGATGAGCATGACGATGGCCAACGAACGACCCTCCtccgtgggtggtggtggtggtggtggtgttggtatgCGCGATCGCAATGTAAATGAAGCGAATCCGTTTAATGAATTTCATCCGTCGCGACgcgatccaccatcatcagtgaAGGAGGTGGACGAGCAGCTACCCCGGCCAAGGATGGCCGGAGAGAAGGAGCTCCCAGAACTGACGctcgatgacggtgatgacggtgatgacggtgatgatgatgatgatgatgacggtcgtggtggtgatgctgctgacgttGGTGAGGAAGACCGCATTCCGGAAGGACCAGGAAGGCgtgaccgaaccggaccgaggCGGCGAACCTCCAGCTTCCGTGACCAGACCGACAACGAAGACCAggatggtggcaatggtggtgagGTGCAAGAAGAGGACGAACAAGAGGATGATAATGCGATCGAGAGGAGTCGATTCCTGCGGCCGCGACCTACTGGccacgatgaggacgatggtACGACGGTGGCCAGCTCGCGAACCGAATCCGATGCGGCACTCCTGAGCAAGGGCCTCGATCTGCTGAACTCGCTGGACGGTGCCTACCTTCTGGCGAACGCTCGGATCGGTGCGGATCGTAATAAGGTGGCCTCGGCAGCGGTAGTGGATGATG AAGATGCTGACATTTCGACGCACAAACCGATTGCACCGGACACGGAACAAGGTGGTGGAAAcactggcgatggtggcaacGACAACGGTGGCGACGAAAATGCAATCTTCGAGCAGATGGAGAAGAAGGCCAAGTCGTACCGGTTGAAGCTGTACAAGAAGCACAAGAACTTTAAGCACACGCATCACCACCGGGGTGGCCTGTACCATCAGCCGTACCACACCTTCCACCACGATTACTACCGGCGCAAGATGCTGGAACGGGAGCGGGAGCGTTGGAAGAAGATGCAGGACGCTAAGCCGGACTATCAGGGTCAGATCAGTTACTacgaaaattcaaacaaactgGCGACGAACGAGGACATCTTGGCACATCTGAATGGTGGGCACggtggagggggaggtggtggaagtggcagcagtagcagccaggAGAAGTGGCCCAACTTTGACCGGGTAATGAGCTCGCTGAagacggaaccgaaaccggacaATGTGCCACCGTACATCAAGAAGTACAATCGCCGGAACAAGCAGCTGATCGATCTGCTCGAGGGAACGATCGCCCCGCTGTCCGACTACAGTGTGCACAAGCACCGGGAGCGAAAGTATCATCGTAGGAAAAATCCACACTGGATGGAGGAGGATCTGTTCGAGGAGCAGCGACCGAGCCAGTCGAAGGGGCAGGGTATGCAGCGGAACTACATCCAGGAGACGATCCAATCGTCAACCATCCACTCGAACGCACTGCCCGGCGAGGGTATTCACATCATCTACGACAAGAagcacggcggcggcggcggcggcagtggtggaggTGATCATGACGATCTCGATGACGACGGAACGCACCTGATGTACGGACGGCCAACGATTTCCAGtggtcacggtggtggtcacgatggcggtggtgggcaTCCCAATTACAAGTTGTCGTCACGCGCCGGACAGTTCGTGTATCATCGTGTCGCTTCACCACAACCActtggtggaggaggtggtggtggagggtaTGGGCGGTTGAAGCGCCAGCGGCTCCCATTCGTCGCCATCACCGATCGGCGTCTCAGTGCGCCGCCCAAACGTCGTCCTGTGTCCTCGTCCTCTGCCAACAACTCTGGTGGCCCGAACAATCCGCTCCTGAATCACCAGCCATTGCCTTAA